Proteins encoded together in one Chaetodon auriga isolate fChaAug3 chromosome 20, fChaAug3.hap1, whole genome shotgun sequence window:
- the LOC143339236 gene encoding transmembrane protein 100-like, with translation MAHLFLASKITMPDDLHNKGGARIPRNAMRTPTSTSAEKLSWDKPRKDCSVVVTTHVPHINEVQLTAATGGAEMSCYRCTVPFGVVVLIAGVVVTAVAYTFNSHGSTISVLGLVLLSAGLGLLGSSAICWRVRLRKKKDKRRESQTALMASQGYCVA, from the coding sequence ATGGCCCACCTTTTCCTCGCCAGTAAGATCACCATGCCGGATGACCTCCACAACAAAGGCGGTGCAAGGATCCCAAGGAACGCCATGAGGACGCCGACCTCGACCTCTGCTGAGAAGCTGAGCTGGGACAAGCCCAGGAAGGACTGCAGCGTCGTCGTGACGACGCACGTCCCCCACATCAACGAGGTCCAGCTGACGGCAGCCACCGGTGGCGCGGAGATGTCCTGCTACCGCTGCACCGTGCCGTTCGGCGTGGTGGTCCTCATCGCCGGCGTCGTGGTCACGGCGGTGGCGTACACCTTCAACTCCCACGGCTCCACCATCTCAGTGCTGGGACTGGTGCTGCTGTCGGCTGGACTGGGCCTGCTGGGCTCCAGCGCCATCTGCTGGAGGGTCCgactgaggaagaagaaggacaaaCGGAGGGAGAGTCAGACCGCCCTCATGGCCAGCCAGGGGTACTGCGTGGCCTGA